One window of the Crassaminicella thermophila genome contains the following:
- a CDS encoding ABC-F family ATP-binding cassette domain-containing protein: MIVLSCNSITKSFGIDIILENISFTINAGEKIGLVGANGAGKSTLFKIITGKYPYDSGELYLSKNITIGYLEQNAHLSPTNTVFDEVVHVFDDLIQMEKELRSLEQEISKQSLDPSKSLDKLMDLYAHKSEEFQLKNGYGYRSEIRGVLKGLGFSEDEFYQPIIELSGGQKTRVGLAKLLLKKPDILLLDEPTNHLDMDAIEWLESYLKFYNGTILIISHDRYFLDEVTDKIYEIENKHLTQYNGNYTYYVEKKKILYEQQLKDFLQQQKEIEKQEEMIRRFKQHGTEKLAKRAKSREKRLEHMTFIKKPTRFNQRAKIRFETQIKSGQDVLEVDNISKSFGKNNLFKNVSFKVYKGERIGLIGPNGIGKSTLFKILLKQVSYDTGFINFGHNVHVGYFDQEQSSLNNKNTIIDEIWQENIHFTQTEVRTLLGSFLFSGDDVFKQISTLSGGEKSRVSLLKLMISKANFLLIDEPTNHLDIESKEALEEALINYDGTLLVISHDRYFLNKVATKIMVLSQDGIKEYLGNYKYYQEKKKQLEAPSTIVETQKTKTQLKEERRKEKERKKEERRIIKEREALEEKILLLEENLRNLEQEMCKEAVYSDAEKSKQIHEESAKLKIELDKLYQKWEEYLQ; this comes from the coding sequence ATGATCGTATTATCATGTAATAGTATTACAAAATCTTTTGGAATAGATATCATATTAGAGAATATATCCTTTACTATAAATGCTGGTGAAAAAATAGGATTAGTAGGTGCAAATGGCGCTGGAAAATCCACCTTATTTAAGATTATTACAGGAAAATATCCTTATGATAGCGGAGAACTTTATCTGTCTAAAAACATAACCATCGGTTATTTAGAGCAAAATGCTCATTTATCTCCTACAAACACAGTTTTTGATGAAGTTGTTCATGTATTTGATGACTTAATACAAATGGAAAAAGAACTACGATCTCTTGAGCAAGAAATATCCAAACAAAGTCTTGACCCTTCAAAAAGTTTAGACAAATTAATGGATCTTTATGCACATAAATCGGAAGAATTTCAACTTAAAAACGGCTATGGTTACAGAAGTGAAATTCGGGGCGTATTAAAAGGACTAGGTTTTTCTGAAGATGAATTTTATCAACCTATAATAGAACTTAGTGGAGGACAAAAAACAAGAGTAGGTTTAGCAAAGCTACTTCTTAAAAAACCTGATATTTTACTATTAGATGAGCCTACTAACCATTTAGATATGGATGCTATTGAATGGCTTGAATCATATCTTAAATTTTATAATGGTACTATCCTAATAATATCCCACGACCGATATTTTTTAGATGAAGTAACAGATAAAATATATGAAATAGAAAACAAACACCTTACTCAGTATAATGGCAATTATACTTACTATGTTGAAAAGAAAAAAATTCTATACGAACAACAGCTTAAAGACTTTTTACAACAACAAAAAGAAATAGAAAAACAAGAAGAAATGATTCGTAGATTTAAGCAGCACGGTACTGAAAAATTAGCAAAGCGTGCAAAGAGTAGAGAAAAAAGATTAGAGCATATGACCTTTATTAAAAAGCCTACACGCTTTAACCAAAGGGCAAAAATTCGCTTTGAAACACAAATAAAAAGCGGACAAGATGTTCTAGAAGTCGATAATATATCAAAAAGCTTTGGAAAAAACAATCTTTTTAAGAATGTTAGCTTTAAGGTATACAAAGGTGAAAGAATAGGATTAATCGGCCCTAATGGTATTGGAAAATCTACATTGTTTAAAATTTTACTCAAACAAGTTTCTTATGATACTGGATTTATAAATTTTGGTCATAATGTACATGTAGGTTATTTTGATCAAGAACAATCAAGTTTGAATAATAAAAATACCATTATTGATGAAATTTGGCAAGAAAATATCCATTTTACCCAAACAGAGGTACGTACACTTCTTGGATCTTTTTTATTCAGTGGTGATGATGTATTCAAACAAATATCTACACTAAGTGGAGGTGAAAAAAGCCGTGTATCCTTACTAAAACTTATGATTTCAAAGGCAAATTTTTTACTTATAGATGAGCCTACAAATCATCTTGATATTGAATCTAAAGAAGCTTTAGAAGAAGCACTAATAAACTATGATGGTACTTTATTAGTAATTTCCCATGACCGTTATTTTCTTAATAAAGTAGCAACCAAAATTATGGTACTTTCTCAAGATGGTATAAAAGAATATCTTGGAAATTACAAATACTATCAAGAAAAGAAAAAACAGTTAGAAGCACCTTCTACAATAGTAGAAACACAAAAGACAAAAACACAATTAAAAGAAGAAAGACGAAAAGAAAAAGAAAGAAAAAAAGAAGAACGTAGAATCATAAAGGAACGTGAAGCACTTGAGGAAAAAATATTGCTGCTAGAAGAAAATCTTCGTAATCTTGAACAAGAAATGTGTAAAGAAGCTGTTTACTCTGATGCAGAAAAAAGTAAGCAGATTCATGAGGAATCAGCAAAATTAAAAATTGAATTAGATAAACTTTATCAGAAATGGGAAGAATATTTACAATAA
- the acpP gene encoding acyl carrier protein encodes MVFEKIKEIIIDQLGLDEDVEITPETSLMNDLEADSLDAVEIIMAIEDEFDIEIPDEDAEGFKNIGDIVNYVEENK; translated from the coding sequence ATGGTATTTGAAAAAATAAAAGAAATTATTATCGATCAACTAGGATTAGACGAAGATGTTGAAATCACACCTGAAACTTCTCTTATGAACGATTTAGAAGCAGATTCTCTTGATGCTGTTGAGATTATTATGGCTATCGAAGATGAATTTGATATCGAAATTCCTGATGAAGATGCTGAAGGTTTCAAAAACATTGGTGACATAGTAAATTATGTAGAAGAAAATAAGTAG